A genomic region of [Eubacterium] eligens ATCC 27750 contains the following coding sequences:
- a CDS encoding PilZ domain-containing protein — protein sequence MGIEKRRSKRTDIDVTISLRQLDDKYVTGYSGDTVTVNVINISKDGIAFKSDYEFRLNTYYDTDIRLSNGESFEAVIEVIRMENLGEIETTYGCRFVGINSEDQFKIEVYQIVYESNNN from the coding sequence ATGGGGATTGAAAAAAGAAGGTCAAAAAGAACAGATATTGATGTTACTATTTCATTAAGACAGCTTGATGATAAATATGTAACAGGATACTCAGGTGACACAGTTACTGTTAATGTTATTAATATATCTAAAGATGGAATTGCATTCAAGTCAGATTATGAATTCAGGCTTAACACATATTATGATACTGATATTAGATTATCTAATGGTGAATCATTTGAAGCGGTTATTGAAGTAATCAGAATGGAGAATCTTGGAGAAATAGAGACAACCTATGGATGCAGATTCGTTGGAATTAATTCTGAAGACCAGTTTAAGATAGAAGTTTATCAGATTGTGTACGAGAGTAATAACAACTAA
- the queA gene encoding tRNA preQ1(34) S-adenosylmethionine ribosyltransferase-isomerase QueA — MDLHDFYYDLPEELIAQDPLSDRSSSRLMVLDKETGEIEHKIFRDIVDYLKPGDCLVVNDTKVIPARLIGTKADTGATIEVLLLKRLEDRQDTWEVLVKPGKKAKVGAKISFGEGKLIGEIIDIVEEGNRLIQFTYDGIFEEILDELGQMPLPPYITHKLEDKNRYQTVYAKHEGSAAAPTAGLHFTTELLEKIKAMGVNIARVTLHVGLGTFRPVKVENILDHHMHSEFYVVTQEAADMINNTRKNGGRVIAVGTTSTRTLESVALEDGTIPAKSGWTEIFIYPGYKFKAIDCLITNFHLPESTLVMLVSALAGREHVLHAYEVAVQEKYRFFSFGDAMFIK; from the coding sequence ATGGATTTACATGATTTTTATTATGATCTGCCAGAGGAGCTTATTGCACAGGATCCATTGTCGGACAGGTCAAGTTCAAGACTTATGGTGCTTGATAAGGAAACAGGAGAGATTGAACATAAGATATTCAGAGATATCGTAGATTATCTTAAGCCGGGTGATTGTCTTGTTGTTAATGACACTAAGGTAATTCCAGCGAGACTTATAGGTACTAAGGCTGATACAGGAGCTACTATTGAAGTGCTTCTTCTTAAAAGACTTGAAGACAGACAGGATACATGGGAAGTTCTTGTTAAGCCGGGAAAGAAGGCTAAGGTTGGAGCTAAGATAAGTTTTGGCGAAGGCAAGCTTATAGGAGAGATTATTGATATAGTTGAAGAAGGAAACAGACTTATCCAGTTCACATATGACGGAATATTTGAAGAGATTCTTGATGAACTTGGACAGATGCCACTTCCACCATATATAACACATAAGCTTGAGGATAAGAACAGATATCAGACTGTGTATGCAAAGCATGAGGGTTCTGCGGCGGCTCCTACTGCCGGTCTTCATTTTACAACAGAGCTACTTGAAAAAATCAAAGCTATGGGAGTTAACATTGCAAGAGTAACACTTCATGTGGGACTTGGAACATTCAGACCTGTCAAGGTAGAGAATATTCTTGACCATCATATGCATTCGGAGTTTTATGTTGTTACACAGGAAGCAGCAGACATGATTAATAATACAAGAAAGAATGGTGGAAGGGTAATTGCTGTCGGAACAACAAGTACGAGAACACTTGAATCTGTTGCGCTTGAAGATGGAACAATTCCAGCCAAGAGTGGATGGACAGAGATATTCATATATCCGGGATATAAGTTCAAGGCAATCGATTGTCTTATAACTAATTTCCATCTTCCAGAATCAACACTTGTTATGCTTGTGTCGGCGCTTGCTGGAAGAGAACATGTACTTCATGCATATGAAGTTGCGGTGCAGGAGAAATACAGATTCTTCAGCTTTGGAGATGCTATGTTTATTAAATAA
- the pheT gene encoding phenylalanine--tRNA ligase subunit beta, which translates to MNTSLNWIKAMVPGLECTDQEFRDAMTLSGTKVECFNAFDKNLDKIVVGQILSVERHPDADKLVICQVNVGSENVQIVTGAPNIEVGSSGQKVPVVLDGGKVAGGHDGGALPEDGIKIKKGKLRGVESCGMMCSIEELGSSREFFPDAPEEGIYIFGDDAVVGSSAVEYLGLNDTVFEYEITNNRVDCYSVIGIAREAAATFRKPFNPPVVTKTGNDEDVNTMVSVDIEAKELCSRYVARVVKNIRLAPSPKWMQQRLMTAGIRPINNIVDITNYVMEEYGQPMHAYDYDTIAGHKIVVRTATDGEKFVTLDGQERTLDAQTLLICDGEKPVGIAGIMGGENSMITDDVQTMLFEAATFDGTNIRKTTKKIGLRTDASGKFEKGLDPENAMEAINRACQLIEELDAGDVVGGAVDVYPDPVTKKRLPFEPAKYNALLGTDVSDEDMLSYFERLEVEYDKDANELIIPTFRQDLNRDADIAEEVARFFGYDNIPTTLPKGETTMGKISFEQSIEDAASEVAQFTGFSQAMTYSFESPKVFDKLKLPADSVYRKTVVISNPLGEDFSVMRTLPIHGMLTSLSTNYNRRNKNVKLYELAKVYLAADDVNELPDERVEFTLGAFGSVDFYSMKGVIEEFLEKIGMKKKPTYDAKAGIPFLHPGRQADVYYADKKIGYIGELHPDVADTYSIGERTYIVVIDIPTVTEMASFDKKFTGIAKFPAVTRDISMVMPKELPVGEVEKIIEKRGGKILESYNLFDIYEGSQIKEGFKSVAYSIAFRAKDRTLEDKDITPVMEKIFKDLEADGIELRK; encoded by the coding sequence ATGAATACATCATTAAATTGGATAAAAGCAATGGTTCCAGGTCTTGAGTGTACAGATCAGGAATTCAGAGATGCAATGACACTTTCAGGAACTAAGGTAGAGTGTTTCAATGCATTTGACAAGAACCTTGATAAAATCGTAGTTGGACAGATTCTCTCAGTTGAGAGACATCCTGATGCAGACAAGCTTGTTATATGCCAGGTTAATGTTGGCAGCGAGAATGTCCAGATTGTAACAGGCGCACCTAACATTGAAGTTGGTTCAAGCGGACAGAAGGTTCCTGTAGTATTAGACGGAGGTAAAGTTGCCGGAGGACATGACGGAGGCGCACTTCCAGAAGACGGAATTAAGATTAAGAAGGGCAAGCTAAGAGGCGTAGAGTCATGCGGTATGATGTGCTCTATCGAGGAACTTGGTTCTTCAAGAGAATTCTTCCCGGATGCACCAGAGGAAGGAATATATATATTTGGAGATGATGCTGTTGTTGGTTCAAGTGCGGTAGAGTACTTAGGACTTAATGATACAGTATTTGAATATGAGATTACTAATAACCGTGTAGACTGCTACAGCGTTATCGGTATCGCAAGAGAGGCTGCTGCTACATTCAGAAAGCCTTTCAATCCACCGGTTGTTACTAAGACAGGTAACGATGAGGATGTTAACACAATGGTTTCAGTTGATATTGAAGCTAAAGAGCTTTGCTCAAGATATGTTGCAAGAGTTGTTAAGAATATCAGACTTGCTCCATCTCCAAAGTGGATGCAGCAAAGACTTATGACAGCAGGTATCAGACCAATCAACAACATCGTTGATATAACTAACTATGTTATGGAAGAATATGGTCAGCCAATGCATGCGTATGACTATGATACTATTGCAGGTCACAAGATTGTTGTAAGAACAGCAACTGATGGCGAAAAGTTCGTAACACTTGACGGACAGGAGAGAACTCTTGACGCACAGACACTTCTTATCTGTGATGGTGAGAAGCCAGTTGGTATTGCAGGTATCATGGGTGGCGAGAATTCAATGATTACTGATGATGTCCAGACAATGCTTTTCGAAGCAGCTACATTTGACGGAACTAACATAAGAAAGACAACTAAGAAGATTGGTTTAAGAACAGACGCATCTGGTAAGTTCGAGAAGGGACTTGACCCAGAGAATGCTATGGAAGCTATTAACAGAGCATGCCAGCTTATCGAGGAGCTTGATGCAGGTGATGTTGTAGGTGGTGCAGTTGATGTATATCCTGATCCTGTAACTAAGAAGAGACTTCCATTTGAGCCAGCTAAATACAACGCTTTACTTGGTACTGATGTATCAGATGAAGATATGCTTTCTTACTTTGAAAGACTTGAAGTTGAATATGATAAAGACGCTAATGAGCTTATCATTCCAACATTCAGACAGGATCTTAACAGAGATGCTGATATAGCAGAGGAAGTTGCAAGATTCTTCGGATATGACAACATTCCTACAACTCTTCCTAAGGGAGAGACAACAATGGGTAAGATTTCATTTGAGCAGAGCATTGAAGATGCAGCTTCTGAGGTTGCCCAGTTTACAGGATTCTCACAGGCTATGACATACTCATTCGAGAGCCCTAAGGTATTCGATAAGTTAAAGCTTCCTGCTGATTCTGTATACAGAAAGACAGTTGTAATCTCTAACCCATTAGGAGAGGATTTCTCAGTTATGAGAACACTTCCAATCCACGGAATGCTTACATCATTATCTACTAACTATAACAGAAGAAACAAGAATGTTAAGTTATATGAATTAGCTAAGGTTTACCTTGCAGCAGATGATGTAAATGAGCTTCCGGATGAAAGAGTTGAATTCACACTTGGAGCTTTCGGCAGCGTTGACTTCTACTCAATGAAGGGTGTTATTGAAGAATTCCTTGAGAAGATTGGAATGAAGAAGAAGCCAACATATGATGCCAAGGCTGGTATTCCATTCTTACATCCAGGTCGTCAGGCTGATGTATATTACGCTGATAAGAAGATTGGTTATATCGGAGAACTTCATCCGGATGTTGCCGATACTTACTCAATCGGTGAGAGAACATATATTGTTGTTATTGATATTCCAACAGTTACAGAAATGGCAAGCTTCGATAAGAAGTTCACAGGAATTGCAAAGTTCCCAGCTGTAACAAGAGATATCAGTATGGTAATGCCTAAGGAACTTCCAGTTGGTGAAGTGGAGAAGATTATTGAAAAGCGCGGTGGCAAGATATTAGAGAGCTACAACCTCTTCGATATCTACGAAGGAAGCCAGATTAAGGAAGGATTCAAGTCAGTTGCTTACTCAATCGCATTCAGAGCTAAGGACAGAACACTTGAGGATAAGGACATCACACCAGTAATGGAGAAGATATTCAAGGATCTTGAGGCTGACGGAATCGAACTTAGAAAGTAA
- the pheS gene encoding phenylalanine--tRNA ligase subunit alpha, with amino-acid sequence MKERLEAIRERALAQINETDSLDKLNDIRVAFLGKKGELTEVLKGMKEVAPEDRPKVGQIVNETRQAIEEVLDKAKTELAAKKRELQLKSEVIDVTLPSKRDELGHKHPNTLALEEIQKIFIGMGYEVVDGPEVEYDYYNFEALNIPANHPAKDEQDTFYINDKIVLRTQTSPVQARVMEKGKLPIRMISPGRVYRADEVDATHSPCFHQVEGLVIDKGITFADLKGTLAEFAKELFGPDTKVKFRPHHFPFTEPSAEMDVSCFKCGGKGCRFCKGEGWIEILGCGMVHPHVFELCGIDKEEYTGFAFGVGLERVALLKYEIDDMRLLYENDIRFIKQF; translated from the coding sequence ATGAAAGAAAGACTTGAAGCAATTAGAGAAAGAGCTTTAGCACAGATTAATGAAACTGATTCGCTTGATAAACTGAATGATATCAGAGTCGCTTTCCTTGGAAAGAAGGGTGAACTTACAGAAGTACTTAAAGGTATGAAGGAAGTTGCACCAGAAGACAGACCTAAGGTTGGTCAGATTGTTAATGAGACAAGACAGGCAATTGAAGAAGTATTAGATAAGGCTAAGACAGAATTAGCTGCCAAGAAGAGAGAACTTCAGTTAAAGAGTGAAGTAATAGATGTTACTCTTCCATCTAAGAGGGATGAGTTAGGACATAAGCATCCTAATACACTTGCATTAGAAGAAATCCAGAAGATATTCATCGGAATGGGTTATGAAGTAGTTGATGGACCAGAAGTTGAGTATGATTACTACAACTTTGAGGCACTTAACATACCAGCTAACCACCCGGCTAAGGATGAACAGGATACATTCTACATCAATGATAAGATAGTACTCCGTACACAGACTTCCCCTGTTCAGGCAAGAGTTATGGAGAAGGGCAAGCTCCCTATCAGAATGATTTCTCCAGGACGTGTATACAGAGCAGATGAAGTTGATGCTACACATTCACCATGCTTCCATCAGGTAGAAGGTCTTGTAATTGATAAGGGAATCACATTTGCAGACCTTAAAGGAACTTTAGCAGAATTCGCTAAGGAGCTTTTCGGACCTGATACTAAAGTTAAATTCAGACCACATCATTTCCCATTCACTGAGCCTAGTGCCGAGATGGATGTAAGCTGTTTCAAATGTGGTGGTAAAGGATGCCGTTTCTGTAAGGGCGAGGGATGGATTGAAATCCTCGGCTGTGGAATGGTTCACCCACATGTATTCGAGCTTTGCGGAATTGATAAGGAAGAATATACAGGATTTGCCTTTGGTGTAGGACTTGAGAGAGTTGCTCTTCTTAAGTACGAAATCGATGACATGAGACTTCTTTATGAGAACGATATCAGATTTATAAAGCAGTTCTAA
- a CDS encoding tetratricopeptide repeat protein — MGKMILCRGRQTDKPLVIEGTGMRLYTAEELCYYIYNNIYLIGQDFINGRLIEFLRQTGEEELSERIRSLSEKKAGLAEMLVTILKTVDYYSVSDIEKLRETLNTLGRQNVCERLKSRGDGYLANECFFSAVKCYESIINEYKGNGLSGSEYAKVYHNLGTAYARMFMYKKAVKYYDEAYAIGQHEESRKCSIAAGMLAGRNSGPVNVDATEDEYVINREIETLMDNARYSDEYRQIEQIEALKQQGMMKEFNNAIDSELVKWKNDYMKYSKTF; from the coding sequence ATGGGGAAAATGATTCTGTGCAGAGGAAGGCAGACTGATAAACCTCTTGTGATAGAGGGAACAGGTATGCGGCTGTATACTGCTGAAGAACTTTGCTACTACATTTATAATAATATATACCTTATTGGTCAGGATTTCATTAACGGCAGACTTATAGAGTTTCTAAGGCAGACGGGTGAGGAAGAATTATCGGAACGCATAAGAAGCCTGAGTGAAAAAAAGGCGGGGCTGGCGGAGATGCTTGTTACTATTCTCAAAACAGTCGATTATTATTCGGTGTCTGATATTGAGAAATTACGCGAAACACTGAATACGCTTGGTAGACAGAATGTGTGTGAGAGACTAAAGTCGCGTGGCGATGGTTATCTTGCGAACGAGTGCTTTTTTAGTGCTGTCAAATGCTACGAGAGCATAATAAATGAATATAAGGGAAATGGTCTTTCAGGTTCGGAGTATGCTAAAGTGTATCATAATCTTGGAACAGCTTATGCAAGAATGTTTATGTATAAAAAAGCTGTAAAGTATTATGATGAAGCCTACGCAATAGGACAACATGAGGAATCCAGAAAATGCAGCATAGCGGCAGGCATGCTGGCAGGCAGAAACAGTGGACCTGTTAATGTGGATGCCACAGAAGACGAATATGTAATAAACAGAGAAATAGAAACATTGATGGATAATGCCAGATATAGTGATGAATACAGGCAGATTGAACAGATTGAGGCTTTAAAGCAGCAGGGAATGATGAAAGAGTTTAATAATGCTATTGATTCTGAACTGGTTAAATGGAAAAATGATTACATGAAATATAGTAAGACATTTTAG
- a CDS encoding DUF5716 family protein codes for MEQNGGLIAGIDIAERTIQAGIYDSEKCVIRTVNLLPEGKEKQPDEVYPVNKLVAECLRLSDESRIQSVCITTSDFQMDELNRMRDELEKAGIPRDRWQIISKAESFAYYAYSQKRELYSSGVAIFDYGSNGIKCDMLAIRKKDNNNYLLQESTQYSSEAVCAAADIKNIDGIENELCSMAEEYFAKRPVSSAYLTGAGFNVEKLPPKFAKLMVTRRKAFVGQNLYCKGACLGAIEAVKPRIFTDVTMLLDNHVKYGIETDIVQYGKNKRFRIIRPGMNWYMADRTMEYILDDLRKITLRIITPDNRYYDEVIDISEIPFREGMTTRISMNVKFMSADRCLISIKDMGFGELFKSSGKVIYKELEFANE; via the coding sequence ATGGAGCAGAATGGTGGTCTTATAGCAGGAATAGATATAGCCGAGAGAACAATTCAGGCTGGAATATATGACAGTGAAAAATGTGTTATAAGAACTGTGAATTTACTTCCGGAGGGAAAAGAAAAACAACCGGATGAAGTATACCCTGTCAATAAGCTGGTAGCAGAGTGTTTAAGACTGTCTGATGAAAGCAGAATACAAAGTGTATGTATAACAACATCAGATTTTCAGATGGATGAGCTTAACAGAATGCGGGATGAGCTCGAGAAAGCAGGCATACCAAGGGATAGATGGCAGATAATAAGCAAAGCAGAGAGTTTTGCTTATTATGCATACAGCCAGAAGAGGGAGCTTTATTCATCCGGTGTTGCGATTTTTGATTATGGCAGTAATGGCATTAAATGTGATATGCTGGCTATAAGAAAAAAGGATAATAATAATTATCTGTTACAGGAAAGTACACAATATTCGTCAGAAGCGGTATGTGCAGCTGCAGATATAAAAAATATTGATGGGATTGAGAATGAGCTTTGCAGCATGGCAGAAGAATATTTTGCTAAAAGACCTGTTTCGTCAGCATACCTTACGGGAGCCGGGTTCAATGTTGAAAAGCTTCCACCTAAATTTGCAAAATTAATGGTAACAAGAAGAAAAGCATTTGTTGGACAGAACCTGTATTGTAAAGGGGCCTGCCTGGGTGCAATAGAGGCAGTTAAGCCAAGAATATTTACAGATGTAACGATGCTTCTTGATAATCATGTAAAGTATGGAATTGAAACAGATATCGTCCAGTATGGAAAGAATAAAAGGTTCAGAATAATCAGGCCCGGAATGAACTGGTATATGGCAGACAGGACGATGGAGTATATACTTGATGATTTAAGAAAGATAACACTAAGAATCATAACACCAGATAACAGATATTATGATGAAGTCATTGATATAAGTGAAATTCCATTCAGGGAAGGAATGACAACGCGGATATCAATGAATGTTAAATTCATGAGTGCAGACAGATGCCTTATAAGTATCAAAGATATGGGATTCGGAGAATTATTTAAAAGCTCTGGAAAAGTTATTTATAAGGAACTTGAATTTGCTAATGAATAA
- a CDS encoding DUF5717 family protein produces MRDYINRLSRGKSIIEVPKLTFENEQAAMNVSCDKCTEGNFNFTASIQTAGMVYSDNERVNVITKSFNGTDIDISYTVNAEGIEEKNDIEGCFTIVSNAGEKVIPYVFTCEPETVKKPEPEQDASIKVETGQIRINVSDEKYEDTIVIEKIGHGTTEVSIYSEAPFIKIGKASIGDNEFIGDRYKLEYIIDPEKLHAGNNYAYICIDTFKQHFKVPVAVSSAVTEDETNDNRYDLRLENKKAVEGLTKCYLDFRMKKIKKEKWISESLQIIDRIRGIRGNDPFYDIAQVQLFAMSGREEEASGMMELLKKDIIGRIGDDVEMYCYFLYVSTLIVKSEEYTEQVNKQVRKFFENGYDTYRLLWLLFYLNSDTENNKSIRLVRIKDIVNDGCTSPVIYLEAINILNAQPVLLRVLNKFEIKVINFGCRYGIINEKLALQIADVALSEKNGSYELVSVLKKLNDRFESDEILTALVSHMIRLGLTGEQYYEVYELGVLRGLRITRLYEFYIASMKKDVERQLPKIVLMYFSYDNTLMGLDKAFLYANIIRGRYSYYKDIYACYEKNIEIYVYEQLKAGNINEYLEILYKSLLEPQLITEETNDFICRLRYIYKINCFSNYVTGIEVWHNQLKDKCDYELMGTQCYIYMYNPDAVVGFRCCDGRVRNSGVDYEIEKVFDEEEYKEVFEKCDDTLSKEAGILVSRACRLHKKQIFNDQTLMCYKNVKKLEGVNDSFRQTINSWMIDYYRKHYELDDFWHEYPFVDTDGLLSEDAKNLIEILIDSSMYSQAYELVSIYGCSRVAVTRLLKMTDYILNNVSDEHNEVIDEITAYMFREHIYNESVLSYMSEFFNGPNEDMYEVWKAGLNYGVNVTHLSERLLAQMMYTGVHSGRFTEVFSDYYGKIPDMLIVKAYLSYNAQLYLIRQKKANDIVFRVMDECIEDGTGLPECCYVAWLKNISKNTAVLDDEKKKKYAQKILNELCENDRIYAFYKKFNGVLDIPYNVIGITVLECIAEPESKVTVTYTLNDDKQQHTQIMKSNDWGIYTCRFNLFYGDVLDYNYTVAGSREENVSENYNLKYEEVSPDTVSGRFDAINDCLASRQLHDMATLKKLMRSYSVEEYVSKQMFKIVK; encoded by the coding sequence ATGAGGGATTACATTAACAGACTATCAAGAGGTAAATCAATTATTGAAGTTCCTAAACTGACATTTGAGAATGAGCAGGCAGCAATGAATGTTTCCTGTGATAAATGTACAGAGGGGAACTTTAATTTTACTGCTTCCATACAGACGGCGGGAATGGTGTATTCAGACAATGAAAGAGTTAATGTAATTACAAAGAGTTTTAATGGAACTGATATAGATATCAGTTATACTGTCAATGCTGAAGGAATAGAGGAGAAGAATGATATAGAAGGCTGCTTTACGATAGTCAGTAATGCAGGAGAAAAGGTTATCCCATATGTATTTACATGTGAACCGGAAACTGTTAAAAAGCCAGAGCCAGAGCAGGATGCCTCTATTAAAGTAGAAACAGGGCAGATAAGAATTAATGTATCTGATGAGAAGTATGAAGATACAATTGTGATTGAAAAAATCGGACATGGAACAACAGAGGTAAGTATATATTCTGAGGCACCATTTATTAAAATCGGGAAGGCTTCTATAGGTGATAATGAATTTATTGGAGACAGATATAAGCTTGAATATATTATTGATCCGGAGAAGCTGCATGCTGGTAATAACTATGCATACATATGTATCGATACATTTAAGCAGCATTTTAAGGTGCCTGTGGCTGTTTCGTCAGCAGTAACTGAAGATGAAACAAATGATAATCGGTATGATTTAAGACTGGAAAATAAAAAGGCAGTTGAAGGACTTACAAAATGTTACCTTGATTTTAGAATGAAAAAAATCAAGAAGGAAAAATGGATTTCTGAATCGTTACAGATTATTGACAGGATAAGAGGAATCAGGGGAAATGATCCGTTTTATGATATAGCGCAGGTACAGCTTTTTGCAATGTCAGGAAGAGAAGAAGAGGCATCCGGTATGATGGAACTTCTTAAGAAAGACATAATTGGCAGAATTGGTGACGATGTGGAAATGTATTGCTACTTTCTTTATGTTTCAACTTTAATAGTAAAGTCAGAAGAATATACAGAACAGGTTAATAAACAGGTAAGAAAATTTTTTGAAAACGGGTATGATACATACAGATTATTATGGCTGCTTTTTTATCTGAACTCAGATACAGAAAATAATAAGAGTATAAGGCTTGTCAGAATAAAGGATATTGTTAATGACGGATGTACAAGTCCTGTTATATATCTTGAAGCAATAAATATATTAAACGCTCAGCCGGTTCTTTTAAGAGTACTTAATAAATTCGAAATAAAGGTTATTAATTTCGGATGCAGATATGGAATTATTAATGAAAAGCTCGCTTTGCAGATTGCGGATGTGGCTTTATCTGAAAAGAATGGGTCATATGAACTGGTGTCAGTATTAAAGAAACTAAATGACAGGTTTGAAAGTGACGAAATTCTTACAGCTCTTGTTTCTCACATGATAAGACTGGGACTTACAGGTGAACAGTATTATGAGGTGTATGAGCTTGGAGTACTCAGGGGACTGAGAATTACAAGATTATATGAGTTCTATATTGCCAGTATGAAAAAGGATGTTGAAAGACAGCTGCCAAAGATTGTTCTTATGTATTTCTCATATGATAATACCCTGATGGGGCTGGATAAAGCTTTTTTGTATGCAAATATAATAAGAGGCAGGTATAGTTATTACAAAGACATATATGCCTGCTACGAAAAGAATATTGAAATATATGTATATGAACAATTGAAAGCAGGAAATATTAATGAATATCTTGAAATATTGTATAAGTCATTGTTAGAACCACAATTAATAACAGAGGAAACTAATGATTTCATATGCAGACTTAGATACATATATAAGATAAATTGCTTTAGCAATTATGTTACAGGTATAGAAGTCTGGCATAACCAGCTTAAAGATAAATGTGATTATGAACTTATGGGAACGCAGTGCTACATATATATGTATAATCCTGATGCAGTTGTTGGGTTCAGATGTTGTGATGGCAGGGTAAGAAATTCTGGTGTTGATTACGAGATAGAAAAAGTCTTTGATGAAGAAGAATATAAAGAAGTATTTGAAAAATGTGATGATACGTTGAGCAAAGAAGCAGGTATACTTGTAAGCCGTGCATGCAGGCTTCATAAGAAGCAGATATTTAATGATCAGACACTGATGTGCTATAAGAATGTTAAAAAGCTTGAAGGTGTTAATGATTCATTCAGACAGACAATTAATTCGTGGATGATAGATTATTACCGGAAACATTATGAACTGGATGATTTCTGGCATGAGTATCCATTTGTTGATACAGACGGATTGTTGTCGGAGGATGCAAAGAATCTTATAGAAATACTTATAGACTCATCCATGTATTCGCAAGCATATGAGCTTGTGAGCATATATGGATGCAGCCGTGTAGCTGTTACAAGGCTTCTTAAAATGACAGATTATATTCTTAATAATGTATCAGATGAGCATAACGAAGTTATAGATGAGATTACAGCATATATGTTCAGGGAGCATATATACAATGAATCAGTTCTTTCATACATGTCCGAATTTTTCAATGGTCCGAATGAGGATATGTATGAAGTGTGGAAGGCAGGATTAAACTATGGAGTTAATGTGACACATTTGTCAGAAAGGCTACTTGCTCAGATGATGTATACCGGAGTACATAGTGGAAGATTTACGGAAGTATTTTCAGATTATTATGGTAAGATACCCGATATGCTGATTGTTAAAGCATATCTTTCATATAATGCGCAGCTTTACCTGATAAGACAGAAGAAAGCTAACGATATTGTATTCAGGGTAATGGATGAATGCATTGAAGATGGAACAGGACTTCCTGAGTGCTGTTATGTGGCATGGCTTAAAAATATTTCTAAAAATACTGCTGTTCTTGATGATGAAAAGAAGAAAAAATATGCACAGAAAATTTTAAATGAGCTGTGTGAAAATGACAGAATATATGCGTTTTATAAGAAATTTAACGGGGTGCTTGACATACCATATAATGTTATAGGAATTACAGTTCTTGAGTGTATTGCGGAACCGGAAAGCAAGGTTACAGTAACCTATACTTTAAATGATGACAAACAGCAGCATACACAGATTATGAAGTCAAATGACTGGGGAATATATACATGCAGGTTTAATCTTTTCTATGGCGATGTGCTTGATTATAATTATACGGTTGCAGGCAGCAGGGAAGAAAATGTGTCTGAGAATTATAATTTAAAATATGAGGAAGTAAGTCCCGATACTGTAAGTGGCAGATTTGATGCAATTAATGACTGCCTTGCAAGCAGGCAGTTACATGATATGGCTACATTAAAGAAGCTTATGCGCAGTTATAGTGTGGAAGAGTATGTAAGTAAGCAGATGTTTAAAATTGTGAAATAA